Proteins found in one Limnothrix sp. FACHB-406 genomic segment:
- the sds gene encoding solanesyl diphosphate synthase yields MTSTISLLSPVEADLDAMTMNLRKLVGAKHPILYAAAEHLFSAGGKRLRPAIVLLVARATMGSAEITARHRRLAEITEMIHTASLVHDDVVDEAGTRRGVPTVHSRFNNRVAVLAGDFLFAQSSWYLANLDNLEVVKLLSEVIMNLAEGEIDQGLNRFDTSLTLEAYLQKSYYKTASLVANSSKAAAILSDVERSVAERLYSYGRHVGLAFQVVDDILDFTSSDEVLGKPAGSDLRSGNLTAPVLYALEEFPQLEGPIEREFSEEGDIETALELVRSSQGIERSRALAKHHVEQAIEDVMVLAPSAAREALVGLAHYAIERIY; encoded by the coding sequence ATGACCTCGACGATTTCCCTGCTTTCTCCGGTTGAAGCCGATCTTGATGCCATGACGATGAACCTGCGCAAGCTGGTTGGCGCAAAGCATCCGATCCTCTATGCAGCGGCAGAGCACTTGTTCAGTGCAGGCGGCAAGCGTTTGCGACCGGCGATTGTGTTGTTGGTGGCCCGGGCCACGATGGGGTCAGCGGAAATTACGGCCCGACATCGACGGTTGGCAGAAATTACGGAAATGATCCACACGGCCAGCTTGGTTCATGACGATGTGGTGGATGAAGCCGGAACGCGGCGGGGTGTGCCCACGGTACACAGTCGTTTCAACAACCGGGTGGCGGTGCTGGCGGGCGATTTCCTCTTTGCCCAGTCCTCTTGGTACTTGGCGAATTTGGATAATCTGGAAGTGGTGAAGCTGCTTTCGGAAGTGATTATGAATTTGGCGGAGGGCGAAATTGACCAAGGCCTCAATCGCTTTGACACCAGCCTGACCCTGGAAGCCTATCTACAAAAGAGCTACTACAAAACCGCATCGCTGGTGGCCAACAGTTCCAAGGCGGCGGCGATTCTGAGCGATGTGGAGCGATCGGTGGCTGAGCGGCTCTATAGCTACGGTCGCCATGTGGGTTTGGCGTTCCAGGTGGTGGATGACATTCTCGATTTCACCAGTTCCGATGAAGTGCTCGGGAAACCGGCGGGGTCAGATTTGCGCAGCGGCAATCTGACGGCTCCGGTTTTGTATGCGCTGGAGGAGTTCCCCCAACTGGAGGGGCCGATCGAGCGGGAGTTTTCAGAGGAGGGCGATATTGAAACGGCCCTGGAATTGGTGCGATCGAGCCAGGGTATTGAGCGGTCTCGTGCTTTGGCGAAACATCACGTGGAGCAGGCGATCGAGGATGTGATGGTGTTGGCTCCGTCGGCGGCGCGGGAGGCCTTGGTGGGGTTGGCACATTACGCGATCGAACGGATTTACTAA
- a CDS encoding 4-hydroxy-3-methylbut-2-enyl diphosphate reductase, with protein MDTKAFRRSLNHSDNYFRRGFGHGEAVAETMATSYQSGLIQELRANGNVLTRGDVTIRLAQAFGFCWGVERAVAMAYEARKQFPTERIWITNEIIHNPSVNDHLRQMGVLFIEVNHGQKDFSVVERGDVVILPAFGASVQEMQLLNDRGCIIVDTTCPWVAKVWNSVEKHKKSDYTSIVHGKYNHEETIATSSFANKYLVVLNMEQAEYVSNYILHGGDKTEFLAKFAKACSQGFDPDRDLDRVGVANQTTMLKSETEAIGKLFERTMMQRFGPDKLNEHFMSFNTICDATQERQDAMFELVDAPMDLMIVIGGFNSSNTTHLQEIAIERHIPSYHIDSADRIVDERAIEHKPLHGDIERAENWLPAGPITVGITSGASTPDKAVEETIERIFACKERLAQ; from the coding sequence CTGGATACCAAAGCATTTCGGCGATCGCTGAACCATTCCGATAATTACTTTCGGCGCGGGTTTGGTCACGGAGAAGCGGTGGCTGAAACCATGGCCACCTCTTACCAAAGCGGTTTAATTCAAGAACTGCGGGCCAATGGCAATGTGTTGACCCGGGGCGATGTGACCATTCGCTTGGCCCAAGCATTCGGGTTTTGTTGGGGGGTGGAACGGGCGGTGGCCATGGCCTATGAAGCCCGCAAACAATTCCCCACGGAGCGCATTTGGATCACCAATGAAATCATTCACAATCCATCGGTGAATGACCATTTGCGACAGATGGGCGTGTTGTTCATTGAAGTGAACCATGGCCAAAAAGACTTCTCGGTGGTGGAACGAGGAGACGTGGTGATTCTGCCGGCGTTTGGGGCCAGTGTGCAGGAAATGCAACTGTTGAACGATCGCGGTTGCATCATCGTAGACACCACTTGTCCTTGGGTGGCGAAGGTGTGGAATAGCGTTGAAAAACACAAAAAAAGCGATTACACCTCAATCGTTCATGGAAAATACAACCATGAGGAAACGATCGCCACAAGTTCCTTTGCCAATAAATATTTGGTTGTGCTGAATATGGAGCAGGCGGAATACGTCAGCAACTATATTCTGCACGGCGGAGACAAGACAGAATTTCTCGCCAAGTTTGCCAAGGCCTGTTCTCAAGGGTTCGATCCCGATCGGGATCTCGATCGGGTGGGTGTGGCGAATCAAACCACCATGCTCAAGAGCGAAACCGAGGCGATCGGGAAACTATTTGAGCGCACCATGATGCAACGTTTTGGCCCCGACAAATTGAACGAGCACTTCATGAGTTTCAACACCATTTGTGATGCCACCCAAGAACGGCAAGATGCCATGTTTGAGTTGGTGGATGCGCCGATGGATTTGATGATTGTGATTGGTGGGTTTAACTCTTCCAACACCACCCATTTGCAGGAAATTGCCATCGAACGCCATATTCCTTCCTATCACATTGACAGTGCCGATCGAATTGTGGATGAGCGGGCGATCGAGCACAAACCTCTCCACGGCGACATCGAACGCGCCGAAAACTGGTTACCCGCCGGGCCGATCACCGTGGGCATCACTTCCGGTGCATCCACGCCGGATAAGGCCGTTGAGGAAACGATCGAGCGGATTTTTGCCTGCAAAGAACGCCTCGCTCAATAG
- a CDS encoding site-2 protease family protein, translating to MQSGWRVGSIFNIPLLVDPSWFLILVWFSAANSVEWANRYPDWGAGLTWLLGLLTALLLFGSVLVHELGHSLAARSQGIAVNSITLFMFGGVAAIDRESKTPGGAMQVAIAGPLVSLSLFILLSAIGRLAPTSPLTILCLNLARINLVLAVFNLIPGLPLDGGQVLKALVWKATGSRFTGVRWAAKAGQAIGWLGISLAACLILFVPGGLQGWWIGLIGWFCLRNAASYERLTTVQEALVNERVANAQSREFRIVDGHLSLRDFVDNYLLTADRPEYFVAMDGRDRGRIDPESLKAIDHERWPWIRVVDAIEPIDRLASIADSATLAEAALLMEERQVKRLVVLSPIGSVVGTLDRADLTRQIMQRLKIVINETELKRCKAEHCYPSGFNLGAIARTLAEEMA from the coding sequence ATGCAAAGCGGTTGGCGCGTGGGGTCGATCTTTAACATTCCGCTACTAGTCGATCCATCGTGGTTTTTAATTTTGGTTTGGTTTTCGGCCGCCAACAGTGTTGAGTGGGCGAACCGCTATCCCGATTGGGGCGCGGGGCTAACTTGGCTGTTGGGTTTGCTGACCGCTTTGTTGCTCTTTGGCTCCGTGCTGGTGCATGAGTTGGGTCACAGCTTGGCGGCCCGATCGCAAGGCATCGCCGTGAATTCGATCACCCTGTTCATGTTTGGCGGTGTGGCCGCGATCGACCGGGAATCCAAAACCCCCGGCGGCGCAATGCAAGTGGCGATCGCGGGGCCCCTCGTCAGCTTGAGCCTGTTTATTTTGCTGTCCGCGATCGGGCGGTTGGCTCCCACCAGCCCGCTCACCATCCTTTGCTTGAATTTGGCACGGATTAATTTAGTGCTGGCGGTGTTTAACCTGATTCCCGGTTTGCCCCTCGATGGCGGCCAAGTGCTGAAAGCACTGGTTTGGAAAGCCACCGGCAGCCGGTTTACGGGCGTGCGTTGGGCCGCCAAAGCTGGCCAGGCGATCGGCTGGTTGGGCATCAGCTTGGCGGCCTGCCTGATCCTGTTTGTGCCCGGTGGTCTCCAGGGGTGGTGGATTGGGTTAATTGGCTGGTTCTGTTTGCGAAATGCCGCCAGTTACGAACGCCTGACCACCGTGCAAGAAGCCCTGGTGAATGAACGGGTGGCCAATGCCCAGTCCCGGGAATTCCGGATCGTGGATGGCCACCTGAGCCTGCGGGATTTTGTGGATAACTATCTGCTGACGGCCGATCGCCCGGAGTACTTTGTGGCCATGGATGGCCGAGATCGGGGCCGGATTGATCCCGAAAGCCTCAAAGCCATTGACCATGAGCGCTGGCCCTGGATTCGGGTGGTGGATGCTATCGAACCCATTGACCGCCTCGCCTCGATCGCGGATAGCGCCACCCTGGCCGAAGCGGCCCTGCTGATGGAAGAACGGCAGGTGAAGCGGTTGGTGGTTTTGAGTCCGATCGGTTCCGTGGTGGGCACGCTCGATCGCGCTGACCTCACCCGCCAAATCATGCAGCGGCTCAAAATCGTGATCAATGAAACGGAACTGAAGCGGTGCAAAGCCGAACATTGCTACCCATCGGGCTTTAACCTCGGGGCGATCGCCCGCACCCTGGCTGAAGAGATGGCCTAG
- a CDS encoding PCP reductase family protein has translation MNWTPEAEAKLKEIPFFVRPAARKKIEKFAQEAGETTITVEVYEAAKKKFG, from the coding sequence ATGAACTGGACTCCCGAAGCCGAAGCCAAGCTCAAAGAAATTCCATTCTTTGTACGGCCCGCCGCTCGCAAAAAGATCGAGAAATTCGCCCAAGAAGCCGGTGAAACCACCATCACCGTTGAAGTTTACGAAGCCGCCAAGAAAAAATTTGGCTAG
- the cysW gene encoding sulfate ABC transporter permease subunit CysW codes for MASTPLNPPNAPQSLPQKNFKVDWVKLTLILGVAAYLLLVLVIPLLNVIYQALAGGFPGFWAALQESDFQKAVLLTLLIAVIVVPLNTVFGLCAAWALTRRNFPGRAFLLSVIDLPFSVPSVVAGLMLVLLYGREGWFGPLLQDWDVKIIFAVPGIVLASAFVTMPFVVREVLPVLEDLGKDQEEAARTLGANEWQIFWRVTLPSIRWSVMYGVILTNARTMGEFGAVAVVSGSIAGKTQTLPLYVEEAYKQYQTQASYTAALLLACLALVTLVLKTVLEQQTQTGDE; via the coding sequence ATGGCTTCGACCCCTCTGAATCCCCCCAACGCTCCCCAGTCCTTGCCCCAAAAAAACTTCAAAGTTGATTGGGTGAAACTAACTCTCATCTTGGGAGTTGCTGCCTATTTATTGCTGGTGCTGGTCATTCCCCTGCTGAATGTGATTTACCAAGCGCTTGCGGGCGGTTTTCCGGGGTTTTGGGCTGCGCTTCAAGAGAGCGACTTTCAAAAAGCCGTTCTGCTGACGCTGCTGATTGCGGTGATTGTGGTTCCTTTGAACACGGTTTTTGGGCTTTGCGCGGCTTGGGCTTTGACGCGGCGCAATTTTCCCGGTCGCGCTTTTCTGTTAAGCGTGATTGACCTGCCGTTTTCCGTGCCGTCGGTGGTGGCGGGGTTGATGTTGGTGCTGCTCTATGGGCGGGAAGGTTGGTTTGGCCCCTTGCTCCAAGATTGGGATGTCAAGATCATCTTTGCGGTTCCGGGAATCGTGTTGGCTTCGGCCTTTGTAACGATGCCCTTTGTGGTGCGGGAAGTGTTGCCGGTGCTTGAGGACTTGGGCAAAGACCAAGAGGAAGCCGCCCGCACCTTGGGCGCGAATGAGTGGCAAATCTTTTGGCGAGTGACGCTGCCATCCATTCGCTGGAGTGTGATGTATGGGGTGATTTTGACCAATGCTCGCACCATGGGCGAGTTTGGAGCGGTGGCGGTGGTTTCCGGCAGCATTGCGGGCAAAACGCAGACCTTGCCGCTGTATGTGGAGGAAGCCTACAAGCAATATCAAACCCAAGCGTCCTATACGGCGGCGTTGCTGTTGGCTTGCTTGGCGTTGGTGACGTTGGTGCTGAAAACGGTGCTGGAACAGCAAACGCAAACAGGGGATGAGTAG
- the cysT gene encoding sulfate ABC transporter permease subunit CysT: MTANATSRRPRRSWAWPQNLSIPWQVTIGYMLLLLLLPFAAMFSKASTLPIESFWETATAPIALATYQATFLTAFLAAAVNGLAGFIVAWVLERYQFPGKRLLDAAIDLPFALPTAVAGLTLATVYSETGWIGSLLAPLKVRVSFTITGVWVAMLFISLPFVVRTLQPVIREIESELEEAAWSLGASPWQTFTRVLLPPLLPATITGVALGFARSVGEFGSVVLIASNMPFQDLVASVLIFQKLEQYDIEGATVIGTTMLLISLVMLLIINLLQAWGRRYD; this comes from the coding sequence ATGACCGCCAACGCAACTTCCCGCCGTCCGCGTCGCAGCTGGGCCTGGCCCCAGAACCTCTCCATTCCCTGGCAGGTCACGATCGGCTACATGTTGCTGCTGTTGCTGTTGCCCTTTGCGGCCATGTTCAGCAAAGCCAGCACCCTCCCGATCGAGAGCTTTTGGGAAACGGCCACCGCCCCGATCGCCCTGGCCACCTATCAGGCCACCTTTTTAACGGCTTTTTTGGCCGCTGCGGTCAATGGTCTGGCGGGGTTCATCGTTGCTTGGGTGCTGGAGCGCTACCAATTTCCCGGTAAGCGGCTGCTGGATGCGGCGATCGACCTGCCCTTCGCCCTGCCCACCGCCGTAGCCGGCCTGACCCTGGCCACGGTTTACAGCGAAACGGGTTGGATTGGCTCCCTGCTGGCTCCCCTGAAAGTCCGCGTTTCCTTCACCATCACGGGAGTTTGGGTAGCTATGCTCTTCATCTCCCTGCCCTTTGTGGTGCGCACTTTGCAGCCCGTGATTCGGGAAATTGAATCGGAACTGGAAGAAGCGGCCTGGAGCTTGGGGGCTTCCCCTTGGCAAACCTTCACCCGAGTGCTGTTGCCGCCCCTGCTGCCCGCCACCATCACGGGGGTGGCCCTGGGATTTGCTCGATCGGTAGGGGAATTCGGCTCAGTGGTGCTGATTGCCAGCAACATGCCTTTTCAAGATTTGGTCGCTTCCGTCTTGATTTTCCAAAAGCTGGAACAGTACGACATCGAAGGAGCCACCGTCATTGGCACCACCATGCTGCTGATTTCCCTGGTCATGCTGTTGATCATTAACCTGCTGCAAGCTTGGGGTCGCCGCTACGACTAG
- a CDS encoding ABC transporter permease — MGQLTGWRAFLAGFSGQRIWAIAHNAFLEAWRAKIGYLLLVYAVALVLAIALVPLISAGDSAGKIVLDGCLAATSLLGLLVTILVGTRLIDREIERRTILLAIAKPLSRTEFMLGKHLGLSMLLAAWVTGATLVQTVGLWLWGRASFELSAMVLTALFAWLELVLIAAVTLLLGSFTSPLLAVVLTLAIYLMGHISRNLLTIGIQLQDPFMQRLTEILYLILPDLERFNLKNLAVYGLIPEGHLLIGDAVYGVLYAVLLLCGAIFAFSRREF, encoded by the coding sequence ATGGGTCAATTAACAGGTTGGCGAGCATTCTTGGCTGGGTTCAGTGGCCAGCGAATTTGGGCGATCGCCCACAATGCTTTTCTGGAGGCTTGGCGCGCCAAAATCGGCTATTTACTTTTGGTCTATGCCGTAGCCTTGGTGCTGGCGATCGCCCTAGTACCCTTAATTTCCGCCGGTGATTCCGCTGGCAAAATTGTGCTCGATGGCTGCTTGGCCGCCACCAGTCTGCTGGGGCTGTTGGTGACAATTTTGGTGGGCACAAGGCTGATCGATCGCGAAATCGAACGCCGCACCATTTTGCTCGCGATCGCCAAACCCCTCAGCCGCACAGAATTCATGCTGGGCAAGCACTTGGGTTTGTCGATGCTGTTGGCGGCCTGGGTCACGGGGGCCACGCTGGTGCAAACGGTGGGCCTGTGGTTGTGGGGACGGGCCAGCTTTGAACTCAGTGCCATGGTGTTGACGGCTCTGTTTGCTTGGCTGGAGCTGGTGCTGATTGCGGCGGTGACCCTGTTGCTGGGATCCTTCACCAGCCCCCTGCTGGCGGTTGTGCTGACCCTGGCGATTTACCTGATGGGCCACATCAGCCGCAACCTGCTGACGATCGGGATTCAGCTTCAAGATCCCTTTATGCAGCGGCTGACGGAAATTCTCTATCTGATCCTGCCGGATTTGGAGCGGTTTAACCTCAAAAACCTCGCCGTGTATGGCCTAATTCCCGAGGGGCATCTGTTGATCGGTGATGCGGTGTATGGGGTTTTATACGCTGTGCTGCTGTTGTGTGGGGCAATTTTCGCCTTTTCGCGACGAGAGTTCTAA
- a CDS encoding DUF5357 family protein produces MLKEISGDFWKIVQPRKAFSWQTLLWVSIGFLILSVMARLGANNLELQRTFAGFSALMLALSGVVWSIEQKPIQIRGVSLGPWMAGALCSLLLYRFLADPSSDRTDALYLACLTFPLSSITIKIVQDFLSKPTDSRYKVPIKERIPLAMWLLGHFLLAFWIRFAFMIQSWIDQHPALNNNDVRAYAASMFVWPVDLFQ; encoded by the coding sequence ATGCTCAAAGAAATTAGCGGTGATTTTTGGAAAATTGTACAACCCAGAAAAGCCTTTTCCTGGCAGACTTTGCTCTGGGTCAGCATTGGCTTTTTAATCTTGTCTGTTATGGCACGGTTGGGGGCGAATAACCTGGAATTACAGCGCACCTTTGCGGGCTTCAGTGCCCTGATGTTGGCCCTGTCTGGGGTGGTTTGGTCGATCGAGCAAAAGCCAATTCAAATTCGGGGTGTTTCCCTTGGCCCCTGGATGGCCGGTGCTCTGTGCTCCCTGCTGCTCTATCGGTTTTTGGCGGATCCCAGCAGCGATCGCACCGATGCCCTGTACCTAGCTTGCTTAACCTTTCCGCTCAGTTCAATTACCATCAAAATTGTCCAAGACTTTCTCAGCAAGCCCACGGATTCTCGCTACAAAGTGCCGATCAAAGAGCGCATTCCTTTGGCGATGTGGTTGCTGGGCCATTTCTTGCTGGCCTTTTGGATTCGGTTTGCTTTCATGATCCAATCCTGGATCGATCAACATCCGGCTCTGAATAATAACGATGTCCGAGCCTATGCGGCTAGCATGTTTGTCTGGCCAGTCGATCTGTTTCAATAG
- the fraC gene encoding filament integrity protein FraC, giving the protein MPLILPLPTVIFQILFLFIAIASEAVIFNRLAGMNQRRSVEYAAAMELLVLCVGWACFFTAYELFPPSIQNDLQSLILQGVWSSELNNWLLIVVPIVFFLIFELKSIAVQFLDLILKYPAPGADLGLPEEPETETTPTLTITMRKQLQSFFQRYQSIQSELAKKTIFWGHIASTGIGALVIAIQSILFALRQA; this is encoded by the coding sequence ATGCCTCTGATCTTGCCTTTGCCCACCGTTATTTTTCAGATTTTGTTTCTGTTCATCGCGATCGCCAGTGAAGCGGTGATCTTCAACCGACTGGCGGGCATGAACCAGCGCCGCAGCGTGGAATATGCCGCCGCCATGGAACTGCTGGTGCTGTGCGTGGGGTGGGCCTGTTTCTTCACGGCCTATGAGCTGTTCCCGCCCTCAATTCAAAACGATTTGCAGTCGCTGATCTTGCAAGGCGTTTGGTCGAGCGAGCTAAATAACTGGTTATTAATTGTTGTCCCGATCGTCTTTTTCCTGATCTTTGAACTGAAGTCGATCGCCGTCCAATTCCTAGACTTAATCTTGAAATATCCTGCCCCCGGTGCTGATTTGGGCCTTCCGGAAGAGCCGGAAACCGAAACAACCCCCACCCTCACCATCACCATGCGCAAGCAGCTTCAGAGCTTCTTTCAGCGCTATCAGTCCATTCAAAGTGAATTGGCCAAAAAAACGATTTTTTGGGGACATATTGCCAGCACCGGCATTGGCGCTTTGGTGATTGCCATTCAAAGCATTCTCTTTGCCCTTCGTCAGGCTTAG
- a CDS encoding cob(I)yrinic acid a,c-diamide adenosyltransferase has translation MRTAPRNGIGIRTAQTRDDRELGQIHVYDGAGKGKSQAALGVVLRSIGLGIHSDWQTRVLLLRFLKGPDRPYDEDAAIAALQRGFPHLIDQVRTGRSEYFGPEGVTKFDRLEAQRGWDVAKGAIASGLYSVVVLDEINPVLDLGLLDLDEVISTLKNKPSELEIIATGRSAPTALLDIADLHSEMRPRELDPNLNLEGIEGIEIYTGAGKGKSTSALGKALQAIGRGIGRDSSHRVLIAQWLKGGSGYTEDAAIAALQQSYPSLVDHLRFGRDAIVWRGQQQELDYIEAERGWELARAAIASGLYKTIVLDELNPTVDLELLDGEAIARDLLRKPKDTEIIITGRCLNPPAYFNLASVYSEMICHKHYAEKGMDLKRGVDF, from the coding sequence ATGAGAACCGCACCACGAAACGGCATTGGTATTCGCACAGCCCAGACCCGCGACGATCGGGAATTGGGGCAAATCCACGTCTACGATGGCGCGGGTAAGGGCAAATCGCAAGCGGCCTTGGGCGTTGTGTTGCGATCGATTGGCTTGGGCATCCACAGCGACTGGCAAACCCGAGTTTTACTGTTGCGGTTTTTGAAGGGGCCCGATCGCCCCTACGACGAAGACGCGGCGATCGCAGCCTTGCAGCGCGGCTTTCCCCACCTGATTGACCAGGTACGCACAGGGCGATCGGAATATTTCGGGCCCGAAGGCGTGACCAAGTTCGATCGCCTGGAAGCCCAGCGGGGTTGGGATGTGGCCAAGGGGGCGATCGCCTCGGGGCTATATTCCGTCGTCGTGTTGGATGAAATTAACCCTGTGTTGGACTTGGGGTTGCTGGATCTCGATGAAGTGATCAGCACCCTGAAAAACAAGCCATCGGAGTTGGAAATTATTGCCACAGGCCGCAGCGCCCCCACGGCCCTGCTGGATATTGCCGATTTGCACTCGGAAATGCGCCCTCGGGAATTGGATCCCAACCTGAACTTGGAAGGCATTGAAGGCATTGAAATTTACACGGGCGCGGGCAAGGGCAAATCCACTAGCGCCCTCGGCAAAGCGCTCCAGGCGATCGGGCGGGGCATTGGCCGGGACAGTTCCCACCGGGTGCTGATTGCCCAATGGCTGAAAGGTGGCAGCGGCTACACCGAAGATGCCGCGATCGCCGCCTTGCAACAGAGCTATCCCAGCCTGGTGGATCATCTGCGGTTTGGGCGCGACGCGATCGTCTGGCGCGGCCAACAACAGGAACTGGACTACATCGAAGCGGAGCGCGGTTGGGAGCTGGCCCGCGCGGCGATCGCCTCGGGGTTATATAAAACGATCGTTCTGGATGAGCTAAACCCCACCGTTGATTTGGAATTGCTGGATGGGGAGGCGATCGCCCGCGACCTATTACGCAAACCCAAAGATACCGAAATCATCATCACCGGCCGTTGTTTGAATCCACCGGCTTATTTCAACCTAGCCAGCGTTTATTCGGAGATGATTTGCCACAAGCACTATGCGGAAAAAGGCATGGATCTGAAGCGCGGCGTGGATTTTTAG
- a CDS encoding SpoIIE family protein phosphatase — MPTSLRRSPPLRFGQAQSIGAAAAAALIVLVATSVLVGSENRQFRSQERATVLSKLSTVRAKLEGYINSQLLLAESLAAYVAANPQVTQAEFARMGTVLLEKNNGIRSVNLAKNSVISHIYPLQGNELALGLNLVAKPEQRAAVERAIQQKRSTIAGPVKLVQGGVAFINRTPAFVVDQPGLNASPTYWGLASVVVDEMAIYEAADLPKVSQQLALTIRGKDGLGERGDVFWGQAQVFQQDPVLVGVAIPNGTWQLAAIPRSGWRDRSPIAGVIWLLGGALSIGVGAVVWKLMGEPTRLQRAVDQATAELQTALQDLRQEMDNRQQVEAALSNSQLALTKTQAELEIAHRLHKMLLPPKSELAAIESLEIASFTAAAAEVSGDYYDVICQGDHIKIGIGDVTGHGLESGLLMLMIQMAARTLLAACEHNSARFLNTINRAIYENLQRMNLHKHATLALLDYQGGRLCLTGQHEEVIVVRSSGAIERFDTMDLGFPIGIEPDIAHWVQKATLELQAGDVVVLYTDGITEAQGDRQTAYGLERLCWVACQQRDRPAAEIIEAIVADLRSHLNHQQPEDDMTLLVLKQR; from the coding sequence ATGCCCACTTCCCTGCGCCGATCGCCCCCATTGCGATTTGGCCAGGCCCAGTCGATCGGGGCCGCGGCCGCGGCGGCCCTGATTGTGCTTGTGGCAACCAGTGTGTTGGTCGGTTCCGAAAACCGCCAATTTCGCAGCCAGGAACGGGCCACGGTACTCAGCAAACTCAGCACGGTTCGCGCCAAACTCGAAGGCTATATCAACTCCCAACTGCTGCTGGCCGAGTCTCTGGCGGCCTATGTGGCGGCCAATCCCCAAGTGACTCAGGCGGAATTTGCCCGCATGGGTACGGTGCTGCTGGAAAAAAACAACGGCATCCGCAGTGTCAACTTGGCTAAAAACTCCGTCATTAGCCATATCTACCCCTTGCAGGGGAATGAGCTGGCCCTGGGATTGAACTTGGTGGCCAAACCGGAGCAACGGGCCGCCGTGGAACGCGCCATTCAACAAAAGCGCTCCACCATTGCCGGCCCCGTGAAGTTGGTGCAAGGGGGAGTCGCTTTCATTAACCGCACCCCGGCTTTTGTGGTGGATCAACCGGGCTTGAACGCGTCACCGACCTACTGGGGCCTGGCCAGTGTAGTGGTGGATGAAATGGCGATCTATGAAGCGGCGGATTTGCCAAAGGTGAGCCAGCAATTAGCGCTTACCATTCGGGGCAAGGACGGCCTGGGAGAGCGGGGCGATGTGTTTTGGGGCCAGGCTCAGGTTTTTCAACAGGATCCGGTGTTGGTGGGGGTGGCGATTCCCAATGGCACTTGGCAGTTGGCGGCGATTCCCCGATCGGGCTGGCGCGATCGATCCCCGATCGCGGGGGTGATTTGGCTGCTGGGCGGTGCGCTGTCGATCGGGGTGGGGGCAGTGGTTTGGAAGCTGATGGGCGAACCGACCCGCCTGCAACGGGCCGTTGACCAAGCCACGGCGGAGTTGCAAACGGCCTTGCAGGATTTGCGCCAGGAAATGGACAACCGCCAGCAGGTGGAAGCGGCCTTGAGCAACAGCCAATTAGCCTTAACCAAAACCCAAGCGGAGTTAGAAATTGCCCATCGCTTACACAAAATGTTGCTGCCGCCCAAGAGTGAACTGGCGGCGATCGAATCGTTAGAAATTGCCAGCTTCACGGCGGCCGCGGCGGAAGTGAGCGGTGATTATTACGATGTGATTTGTCAGGGCGATCACATCAAAATTGGCATCGGTGATGTGACGGGCCATGGCCTAGAAAGTGGCCTCTTAATGCTGATGATTCAGATGGCGGCTCGCACCCTGTTGGCGGCCTGTGAGCATAATTCGGCCCGCTTTTTAAACACGATTAATCGTGCAATTTATGAAAACCTACAGCGCATGAACTTGCACAAACATGCCACCCTGGCGCTGTTGGATTATCAAGGGGGGCGGCTGTGTTTAACGGGGCAGCATGAGGAGGTGATTGTGGTTCGATCGAGCGGCGCGATCGAACGATTTGACACGATGGATTTGGGTTTCCCGATCGGGATTGAGCCAGATATTGCCCATTGGGTGCAGAAAGCTACCCTGGAACTACAAGCGGGTGATGTGGTGGTGCTTTACACGGATGGCATCACGGAAGCCCAGGGCGATCGGCAGACAGCCTATGGATTAGAGCGGCTTTGTTGGGTGGCTTGTCAACAGCGCGATCGCCCAGCAGCGGAAATTATCGAGGCGATTGTTGCGGATTTACGAAGTCATCTCAATCACCAGCAGCCTGAGGATGATATGACCCTGTTGGTGCTGAAACAACGCTAG